The Bacillota bacterium genome has a segment encoding these proteins:
- a CDS encoding biotin transporter BioY produces the protein MAVSTWEKLENLRWEVFHRRKTTALPVKLALSLLGAAVIGLAAQIKIPLPWTPVPITGQTFAVLLTGVLLGADGGFLSSALYLLLGGAGVPWFAGASGGLAALAGPTGGYLAGFIVAACFTGFMCDRYSFARRLPGLILVMLAANFILIHGPGLLWLGHATGTHSFRELLMLGTLPFISGDLVKIAAAAALARSILPRRGF, from the coding sequence TTGGCGGTAAGCACCTGGGAAAAACTGGAGAATTTGCGGTGGGAGGTATTCCACCGGCGGAAAACAACGGCCCTTCCGGTGAAGCTGGCGCTGAGCCTGCTCGGTGCTGCGGTCATCGGCCTGGCGGCCCAGATCAAGATCCCCCTTCCCTGGACTCCTGTTCCCATCACCGGGCAGACCTTTGCCGTGCTTTTAACGGGCGTCCTGCTGGGCGCCGACGGGGGCTTTCTGAGTTCGGCGCTCTACCTCCTGCTTGGCGGGGCGGGAGTGCCCTGGTTCGCCGGAGCAAGCGGCGGGCTGGCGGCGCTGGCAGGGCCGACCGGCGGCTACCTTGCCGGCTTCATCGTGGCTGCATGCTTCACGGGTTTCATGTGCGACCGTTACTCCTTTGCGCGCCGGCTTCCGGGCCTGATTCTGGTGATGCTGGCCGCCAACTTCATCCTCATCCACGGCCCGGGGCTGCTCTGGCTGGGCCACGCGACCGGAACGCACTCGTTCAGGGAACTCCTCATGCTCGGCACGCTTCCCTTCATTTCCGGAGACCTCGTCAAGATCGCGGCAGCCGCAGCACTGGCCCGCAGCATCCTCCCCCGGCGCGGGTTTTAA